In Plasmodium reichenowi strain SY57 chromosome Unknown, whole genome shotgun sequence, one genomic interval encodes:
- a CDS encoding Fe-S cluster assembly protein DRE2, putative, whose product NESN is encoded by the coding sequence aATGAATCTAATTGa